One region of Acidobacteriota bacterium genomic DNA includes:
- a CDS encoding CHRD domain-containing protein, which produces MITFGLMIGCGAPPDAARSGYDVAEKSVSELGAAMADGTVTAVELVGAYLDRIEAFDQRGPVLNAMIAVNPRAAEVAAERDAERAAGNVRGPLHGIPVVIKDNYDTADMPTTAGTLGLATSVPPDDSTQVRRLREAGAVVLGKTNMHELARGITTVASFGGQTRNPYDPTRNPGGSSGGTGAAVGASFGAFGMGSDTCGSIRIPSAHHALVGLRGTRGLASGDGIVPLSLTQDFGGPLTRSVRDLAYALDATVGFDPADETTRLSEGNVPATYTAALNAGGLAGARLGLVPAMFDEGDAGRPVREVIERAAEDMERLGATVIELDEFDPSELTQDASVIGQEFPFHLDAYLEATPAAHVRSLADFVSAGLYHDILEGGLARSLEVEELDTEDYRASLAKRDENRAAVTALLDERELDALIYPTIRRTARPIGQPQPGSNCALSATSGLPAITVPGGFADDDMPVGVELLGRAWAEPRLIELAFAYEQGTGHRRAPDFTPSLVSPPAPVPLAAAVQADPGLQVDASFVLSPATRTVRYQIRGTEAIADQVLLVALHRRGPDADAENGPVLRYLSRRGVSAAGSLDLTGPEMHALREGRLYVAVHTTANLAGAVRIDLALPE; this is translated from the coding sequence GTGATCACGTTCGGACTGATGATCGGTTGCGGCGCGCCGCCCGATGCCGCACGGTCGGGTTACGACGTCGCCGAGAAGTCGGTCAGCGAGTTGGGCGCCGCGATGGCCGACGGTACGGTCACGGCGGTCGAGCTGGTCGGGGCCTACCTGGACCGGATCGAGGCCTTCGACCAGCGGGGTCCGGTGCTCAACGCGATGATCGCCGTCAACCCGCGCGCCGCGGAGGTCGCCGCCGAGCGCGATGCCGAGCGCGCGGCGGGCAACGTGCGGGGCCCGCTGCACGGCATCCCGGTGGTGATCAAGGACAACTACGACACCGCGGACATGCCGACCACCGCCGGCACGTTGGGGCTGGCCACCTCGGTGCCGCCCGACGACTCCACGCAGGTGCGGCGGCTGCGCGAGGCCGGCGCCGTCGTCCTCGGCAAGACCAACATGCACGAGCTGGCCCGCGGCATCACGACCGTGGCGTCGTTCGGGGGGCAGACGCGCAATCCGTACGATCCGACGCGCAATCCGGGTGGATCGAGCGGCGGCACGGGGGCTGCCGTGGGCGCCAGCTTCGGCGCCTTCGGGATGGGCAGCGACACCTGCGGCTCCATCCGCATCCCCTCCGCGCACCATGCGCTGGTCGGACTGCGGGGGACGCGCGGCCTGGCGAGCGGCGACGGCATCGTGCCGCTGTCGCTGACCCAGGACTTCGGCGGCCCGCTGACGCGGTCGGTGCGAGATCTCGCCTACGCGCTCGACGCGACGGTGGGGTTCGATCCGGCCGATGAGACGACGCGGTTGAGCGAGGGCAACGTGCCCGCCACGTACACTGCCGCGTTGAACGCGGGCGGGCTCGCCGGGGCCCGGCTCGGCCTGGTGCCCGCCATGTTCGACGAGGGGGACGCGGGACGGCCGGTGCGCGAGGTCATCGAGCGTGCGGCCGAGGACATGGAGCGGTTGGGCGCGACGGTGATCGAGCTCGACGAGTTCGATCCGTCCGAGCTCACCCAGGATGCGTCGGTCATCGGGCAGGAGTTCCCCTTCCATCTCGATGCCTATCTCGAGGCGACTCCTGCCGCCCACGTGCGCTCGCTGGCCGACTTCGTCTCGGCCGGCCTCTACCACGACATTCTCGAAGGCGGCCTCGCCCGCTCGCTCGAGGTGGAAGAGCTCGACACCGAGGACTATCGCGCGAGCCTCGCCAAGCGGGACGAGAATCGTGCCGCCGTCACCGCGCTGCTCGACGAGCGGGAGCTCGACGCGCTGATCTACCCGACCATCCGGCGCACCGCGCGCCCCATCGGCCAGCCGCAGCCGGGGAGCAACTGCGCCTTGAGCGCCACGTCGGGTCTTCCGGCGATCACCGTGCCGGGCGGCTTCGCCGACGACGACATGCCGGTCGGGGTGGAGCTGCTCGGCCGGGCGTGGGCGGAGCCGCGGCTGATCGAGCTGGCGTTCGCCTACGAACAGGGTACCGGCCACCGGCGCGCGCCCGACTTCACGCCGAGCCTCGTTTCGCCCCCCGCTCCCGTGCCGCTGGCGGCCGCGGTGCAGGCGGATCCGGGGCTGCAGGTCGACGCCAGCTTCGTGCTCAGCCCCGCCACGCGCACCGTGCGCTACCAGATCCGCGGGACGGAAGCCATCGCCGACCAGGTGCTGCTGGTCGCGCTCCACCGCCGTGGTCCGGACGCGGATGCAGAGAATGGTCCGGTGCTGCGGTACCTGTCGCGCCGCGGCGTCAGCGCCGCCGGGAGCCTCGATCTCACCGGCCCGGAGATGCACGCGTTGCGGGAGGGCCGGCTCTACGTGGCCGTGCACACGACGGCGAATCTCGCCGGCGCGGTGCGCATCGATCTCGCGCTGCCGGAATAG
- a CDS encoding leucyl/phenylalanyl-tRNA--protein transferase yields MIPSGMLLAAYRKGFFPMAIDGEIRWFSPRERGIIPLDGFHASRRLRRVLKQGRFEVAVDRTFEGVVAACASRPDADGTWIDAEIAESYAALHRAGFAHSVETWREGELVGGLYGVTLRGAFFGESMFHRVTDASKVALAWLVERLRARGYTLLDIQWVTPHLASLGAVAVHRTRYRALLADAMRQDCRFV; encoded by the coding sequence ATGATCCCCTCCGGCATGCTCCTCGCGGCGTATCGCAAAGGCTTCTTCCCGATGGCGATCGACGGTGAAATCCGCTGGTTTTCGCCCCGGGAACGCGGCATCATTCCGCTCGATGGCTTCCACGCGTCGAGACGGCTCAGAAGAGTGCTGAAGCAGGGTCGGTTCGAGGTCGCCGTCGACCGGACGTTCGAAGGCGTGGTCGCCGCGTGCGCCTCGCGGCCGGATGCGGACGGGACCTGGATCGACGCGGAGATCGCCGAGAGCTACGCCGCGCTGCACCGCGCCGGTTTCGCCCACTCGGTCGAGACCTGGCGGGAGGGCGAGCTGGTCGGGGGGCTCTACGGCGTGACGTTGCGCGGGGCGTTCTTCGGCGAGTCGATGTTCCACCGGGTGACCGATGCATCGAAGGTCGCCCTGGCGTGGCTGGTGGAGCGGTTGCGGGCGCGCGGGTACACGCTGCTCGACATCCAGTGGGTGACCCCCCATCTGGCCAGCCTGGGGGCGGTTGCGGTGCACCGGACGCGCTATCGGGCGCTGCTGGCCGACGCCATGCGGCAGGACTGCCGGTTCGTCTGA
- the apaG gene encoding Co2+/Mg2+ efflux protein ApaG: MSCIYCCVPTDQTSPGVFTSEATTDGVRVRVRARYAPDQSEPLHQRWMFLYTITISNEGAETVQLISRHWVITDASDQVQEVKGLGVVGRQPTLAPGESFEYTSGCPLGTPFGSMEGTYQMVTSGGRRFDAEIAAFALSGPYTLH, from the coding sequence ATGTCGTGTATATATTGTTGCGTGCCGACCGACCAGACTTCACCCGGCGTTTTCACCTCGGAAGCAACCACCGACGGCGTCCGTGTCCGGGTTCGGGCGCGGTATGCGCCCGACCAGTCCGAGCCGCTGCATCAGCGGTGGATGTTTCTATACACCATCACGATCTCCAACGAGGGCGCCGAGACCGTCCAGTTGATCAGCCGTCACTGGGTCATCACCGACGCGTCCGACCAGGTCCAGGAGGTCAAGGGGCTCGGTGTCGTGGGACGCCAGCCGACGCTCGCCCCCGGCGAGTCGTTCGAGTACACCTCGGGCTGCCCGCTCGGAACGCCGTTCGGCTCCATGGAGGGGACGTACCAGATGGTCACCTCCGGCGGGCGCCGCTTCGACGCCGAGATAGCCGCGTTCGCGCTGTCCGGGCCGTATACGTTGCACTAG
- a CDS encoding LamB/YcsF family protein: MRIDLNCDLGEATGPGAIEHDRRMMEYVTSVNVACGAHAGDPDTMRATVRSARDAGVCVGAHPGFADREGFGRREIELTSDGIENLVLAQVGALAAVAGAEGIRLSHVKPHGALYNMAVRDRRVADAIARAVAAFDPALPLVVLSGSGMADAGRDAGLDVVAEVFADRAFEADGALVSRQRPGAVIHEPQRMIERAVRMARDGSVEAIDGTVLELAGETICVHSDTPGAAELAMTLRRGLEAVGVAVEPMRSR; this comes from the coding sequence ATGCGGATCGATTTGAACTGCGACCTCGGCGAAGCGACCGGCCCCGGCGCGATCGAGCACGACCGGCGGATGATGGAGTACGTCACCTCGGTCAACGTCGCCTGCGGCGCCCACGCCGGGGATCCGGACACGATGCGGGCGACGGTCCGCTCGGCCCGCGACGCCGGCGTGTGCGTGGGAGCCCATCCCGGGTTCGCCGACCGGGAGGGTTTCGGGCGGCGTGAGATCGAGTTGACGTCGGACGGGATCGAGAACCTGGTGCTCGCGCAGGTCGGGGCGCTGGCGGCCGTAGCCGGCGCCGAGGGCATCCGGCTCAGCCACGTCAAGCCGCACGGGGCGCTCTACAACATGGCGGTGCGCGATCGCCGCGTCGCGGATGCGATCGCACGGGCCGTCGCGGCGTTCGATCCGGCGCTGCCGCTGGTCGTGCTGTCCGGCTCGGGGATGGCCGACGCCGGGAGAGACGCCGGCCTCGACGTGGTGGCCGAGGTGTTCGCCGACCGGGCGTTCGAAGCGGACGGCGCGCTCGTCTCGCGCCAGCGGCCCGGCGCGGTGATTCACGAACCTCAGCGGATGATAGAGCGCGCCGTGCGGATGGCGCGCGACGGGAGTGTCGAAGCCATCGACGGCACGGTGCTGGAGCTGGCCGGCGAGACGATTTGCGTCCACAGCGACACGCCCGGGGCCGCCGAGCTCGCGATGACGCTGCGTCGGGGGCTGGAAGCCGTGGGCGTCGCGGTCGAGCCGATGCGGTCGCGCTAG